The following proteins come from a genomic window of Candidatus Obscuribacter sp.:
- a CDS encoding flavodoxin: MTGKLFYGSQTGTTTEVANQIQEQLSDLISEAKNIYGTKAEEIDACHFLVLGGSTWGDGELTDDWQDALHLLDQVDFSNKVVALFQLGDQFGYTYNFVSAMKIIYDKVKERGGKIIADQVSTDGFDFEHSEAVVDGKFVGLVLDQVNEPDLTASRIASWAQTVRQALAVGV, encoded by the coding sequence ATGACTGGCAAACTATTTTATGGCTCACAAACCGGCACCACTACCGAAGTAGCCAATCAAATACAGGAGCAATTGTCTGACCTTATCAGTGAGGCAAAAAACATCTACGGCACAAAAGCTGAAGAAATCGACGCCTGCCACTTCCTGGTCCTGGGTGGCTCCACCTGGGGCGATGGCGAACTCACTGACGACTGGCAAGACGCCCTGCATTTACTTGATCAAGTGGACTTTAGCAACAAGGTTGTGGCGCTATTTCAGTTGGGTGACCAGTTTGGCTACACCTATAACTTTGTCAGCGCCATGAAAATCATCTACGACAAAGTCAAAGAGCGCGGCGGCAAAATAATTGCTGACCAGGTCTCCACCGATGGCTTTGATTTTGAGCATAGCGAAGCAGTGGTGGACGGCAAATTTGTCGGACTGGTGCTTGACCAGGTCAATGAACCAGATTTGACAGCCAGTCGTATTGCAAGCTGGGCCCAGACAGTACGCCAGGCTCTGGCAGTGGGCGTCTAA
- a CDS encoding antibiotic biosynthesis monooxygenase has translation MPTLISDVAMEEMQYLYENVKRKRTLQLCEQTQPGFIWQVRFFRFLDPTEYRVRLRGDGSEYSLDISQDNETPGATIDDAKAKSLALDYIKRTHPDYKDFRISRLAREDKKNRRDYNIDFVVPALKVGDAEYKFYLQILGDKPCNFSQAWQVPDAWKYERAKVTESAAILNNVRYYTKVACVCFLIYWVITLLRAGVMQWRLPLVVAIVLALICIGEQLNHLPSVMFNYQTEISKNTYIFNCFIDYVRSAADIFWRLFLASALALGAFRLLVPGISFATILSVAFRPTTTTNRFYQKQMWIDGITAALACEALSQLKETACYFLSYYLSPEIRSAQIEILHSLNDYFSAVLSDLLDLPQSFVVSVTGFLVAAALYRRFCRNFWGYMALIFVYELIVQSDERHMQDYLIGVLSGTLNSLIIWIFVARLAKFNPVAYLIKIVLDDCLPFIYAIYAYGLPAMAPDMVSFFLYLLSPLAVLLYLKLRGAQAGKSNGSGASDNGEVVSTSSTADADQPVQVTLEVPNGSSESSPDTELPQIIRTKRLNLRGVDMFCVVYKFYVDPAKQEQFKEGWRAVTLALKAECGGLGSRLHQDQNGNWIAYAQWPDQATWEKSGGVSADAERGRKLMMDSFKSGAQKPEVIYMLDVIDDLLE, from the coding sequence GTGCCGACATTAATATCGGATGTGGCGATGGAAGAGATGCAATATCTCTACGAAAATGTCAAACGAAAGCGCACCTTGCAGCTGTGTGAACAGACCCAGCCTGGGTTTATCTGGCAGGTGCGCTTCTTTAGGTTTTTGGATCCCACTGAGTATCGTGTTAGATTACGCGGTGATGGCAGTGAGTACTCGCTGGATATTAGCCAGGATAACGAGACTCCCGGTGCCACTATAGATGATGCTAAAGCAAAGTCCCTGGCTCTGGACTATATCAAACGCACTCACCCGGATTACAAAGACTTCAGAATATCGAGACTGGCTCGCGAAGACAAAAAGAACAGGCGCGACTATAACATCGATTTTGTTGTACCAGCCCTTAAAGTTGGCGATGCTGAGTACAAGTTTTATCTGCAAATATTGGGAGATAAGCCCTGTAACTTTTCTCAAGCCTGGCAGGTACCAGATGCCTGGAAGTACGAGCGGGCTAAGGTAACAGAGTCAGCCGCCATCCTCAATAACGTGCGTTATTACACCAAGGTGGCTTGTGTCTGCTTTTTGATTTACTGGGTAATTACACTGCTGAGAGCTGGTGTGATGCAATGGCGTTTGCCGCTTGTTGTCGCCATTGTACTGGCTCTAATTTGTATCGGGGAGCAGCTCAACCACCTGCCCTCTGTCATGTTTAATTATCAAACTGAAATCAGTAAAAACACATACATATTCAATTGCTTTATCGATTATGTGCGCAGTGCTGCCGATATCTTCTGGCGGCTGTTTTTAGCATCGGCGCTGGCTCTTGGTGCTTTCCGATTGCTTGTACCTGGTATATCTTTTGCCACAATATTGAGTGTGGCCTTTCGTCCCACCACCACTACCAATCGCTTTTATCAAAAGCAGATGTGGATAGATGGTATTACAGCTGCCCTGGCTTGCGAGGCTCTGAGCCAGCTCAAGGAGACGGCTTGCTACTTCCTCTCATATTATCTCTCGCCTGAGATACGCTCAGCTCAGATAGAGATTTTGCACAGTCTCAATGACTATTTTTCTGCTGTACTATCCGATTTGTTAGACCTGCCGCAGTCATTTGTCGTCAGTGTTACAGGGTTTCTTGTGGCAGCAGCCCTGTACCGTAGATTTTGTCGTAATTTTTGGGGCTATATGGCGCTCATCTTTGTCTATGAGCTTATCGTGCAGTCTGATGAGCGTCATATGCAAGATTATCTTATCGGTGTGCTCTCCGGTACTCTCAATAGCCTTATCATCTGGATCTTTGTTGCTCGGCTGGCTAAGTTTAATCCGGTTGCTTATCTCATCAAGATTGTACTCGATGACTGCTTGCCATTTATCTATGCTATCTATGCCTACGGATTGCCTGCTATGGCACCGGATATGGTTTCGTTCTTCCTCTATTTGCTCAGCCCACTGGCTGTGCTGTTGTATCTCAAGCTCAGAGGCGCACAAGCCGGTAAGTCAAATGGTAGTGGTGCTAGTGATAATGGAGAAGTGGTCAGTACATCTAGTACAGCAGATGCTGACCAGCCGGTGCAAGTAACACTTGAAGTCCCCAATGGCAGCTCAGAGTCATCGCCTGATACGGAACTGCCTCAAATCATCAGAACAAAAAGATTGAACTTAAGAGGAGTAGATATGTTTTGCGTTGTCTATAAATTTTACGTTGACCCAGCCAAACAAGAGCAGTTTAAAGAGGGCTGGCGTGCTGTAACACTGGCTCTAAAAGCCGAATGTGGTGGGCTTGGCTCAAGACTGCATCAGGACCAGAATGGTAACTGGATAGCCTACGCCCAATGGCCTGACCAGGCAACATGGGAAAAGTCAGGTGGAGTTAGTGCTGACGCTGAGCGCGGCCGCAAACTTATGATGGATAGTTTTAAGAGTGGCGCGCAAAAGCCCGAAGTCATCTATATGTTAGACGTTATAGATGATTTGCTGGAATGA
- a CDS encoding phenylacetate--CoA ligase — MWDRQTETMGRDELQSVQLARLKTVLANVYQNPVMHERFKAAGIDENTIANLKNVSELARFPFTKKTDLRENYPFGLFSKPLSEVNRLHASSGTKGKPTVVGYTKQDISDWADACARSLAAAGARPGDVLHNAYGYGLFTGGLGMHYGAERLGTTVVPASGGRTQQQIMLLQDFGARILLSTPSYALNLAYTMIEHAVPRDSIKLNIGIFGAEPWTEEMRGQLETLLKIDALDIYGLSEVMGPGVSMECIEAKNGLHIWEDMFIPEIINPETGDVLPDGEEGELVFTTLTKEAIPVVRYRTGDLSTLIPEKCICGRTMRRMTRVRARLDDMLIIRGVNLFPSEIEKCLLSISELAPHYQLVVDRKKALDTLEIHVEITDHVHQNSKDNSEEVSKNIVQGIKSLLKDSLGLTADIKLMEPRSIARSEGKAVRVIDKRKPDTTSP; from the coding sequence ATGTGGGATAGACAGACCGAAACAATGGGGCGCGACGAGCTCCAGTCTGTGCAACTGGCAAGACTCAAAACGGTGCTGGCCAACGTTTATCAAAACCCAGTGATGCACGAGCGCTTCAAGGCAGCGGGTATCGACGAAAACACCATTGCCAATCTAAAAAATGTTAGTGAGCTGGCTCGCTTTCCTTTTACAAAAAAGACCGACCTGAGAGAAAACTATCCCTTTGGTTTGTTTTCCAAACCACTTAGCGAAGTCAATCGACTGCATGCCTCATCAGGTACCAAAGGCAAACCCACTGTGGTGGGCTACACCAAACAAGACATAAGCGACTGGGCCGATGCTTGTGCTCGCTCACTGGCCGCTGCCGGAGCTAGACCGGGCGATGTATTGCACAATGCCTACGGCTACGGACTCTTTACTGGTGGATTGGGCATGCACTACGGTGCAGAGCGCCTCGGCACTACGGTGGTACCAGCATCAGGCGGGCGCACACAACAGCAAATCATGCTACTGCAAGACTTTGGCGCACGCATACTATTGTCGACACCAAGTTATGCTCTCAATCTTGCTTATACAATGATTGAGCACGCTGTGCCACGCGACAGCATCAAGCTCAATATCGGGATATTTGGCGCTGAGCCCTGGACCGAAGAGATGCGCGGACAGCTTGAGACCTTGCTCAAAATCGATGCTCTCGATATTTACGGACTCTCAGAAGTGATGGGACCGGGCGTATCGATGGAATGTATCGAAGCTAAAAACGGGCTGCACATCTGGGAAGACATGTTTATCCCCGAAATAATCAACCCTGAGACTGGCGATGTGCTGCCAGACGGTGAAGAAGGCGAACTGGTCTTTACCACTTTGACCAAAGAGGCAATCCCTGTAGTGAGATATCGCACTGGCGATCTCAGTACACTTATCCCCGAAAAATGTATCTGCGGTCGCACCATGCGCCGCATGACTAGAGTAAGAGCAAGACTGGATGACATGCTCATTATCCGTGGGGTCAATCTCTTTCCTTCTGAAATCGAAAAATGCTTACTGTCAATCAGTGAGCTAGCACCGCATTATCAGCTGGTTGTTGACCGCAAAAAGGCTCTGGATACCCTCGAAATCCACGTCGAAATCACCGACCATGTCCATCAAAATAGCAAAGATAATTCTGAGGAAGTCTCCAAAAATATTGTGCAAGGCATCAAGTCATTGCTCAAAGATTCGCTGGGACTGACCGCCGACATCAAGCTCATGGAGCCGCGCTCAATTGCTCGCAGTGAAGGCAAAGCTGTACGTGTCATCGACAAACGCAAGCCCGATACTACCAGTCCCTAA
- a CDS encoding CPBP family intramembrane metalloprotease — protein MASPAKPLVFSYGIPNKRRDFVFFWLLALAIAGALFYTCLYSRVFPEASLELPLKRQEIAKRGRDMAQRFGFDVSQSIASTVSKPQPQPGKPPASVRTQPLAILTAPVDKSLIQSLTFTTFDEAKTFLEYELGLAKALALMRDKIPVWAWSVRLCREFTIEQCVLWLSPSGKLIAFEHNLEEEKKLPSLNHVAALKVALAFMQQEGQVEVDGLKIVRDETNAKINRVDHSFVLENQQDDFKGARLRYFIQVSGDRVTAYNNYLFVPDTWTRKYNHMRSYNELLQRIAGIFYSTLQLISVLVVPWALSRKEMRWRFALFGGMVMALTGLCDSLNEYSTVVAEYDTTSSFRDYLLQCYGSQGASAIGQFFFGTLLFGGADVLYRRFYPHRVALENFLRPSGFMTGEGLKAIWVGYLVFLVHLGWIIVYYLLGERLNFWCPLGIDNVGVLSATLPFYSAISLGLHASAQEETIARVVALTLGWRITRNFWVANLMQAMIWAFMHSSYAQQPAYARGVELTIVGLFYGYIMRRYGLLPCFIGHYLLDAFLEVKPLLSVGQGELWLYLSAFIPLVPFALVGVISWFIKSLIAAKPGGNELLQEREVSLTNDAIKPPPQAPVEHKRIGENYIYEPFSQKFRTIALVSSLIVIAITFFIKLDSCGDTARCKINRFTAIARAQKSWKTPASIQPAMSLCRH, from the coding sequence ATGGCATCCCCTGCAAAGCCTCTCGTCTTTAGTTATGGAATTCCAAATAAAAGGCGGGACTTCGTTTTTTTCTGGTTACTGGCACTGGCAATAGCTGGTGCCCTCTTCTACACGTGCCTTTATTCGCGTGTTTTTCCTGAGGCCAGTCTGGAGCTGCCCCTCAAGCGGCAGGAAATCGCCAAACGCGGTCGCGATATGGCTCAGCGCTTTGGCTTTGATGTCTCACAAAGCATTGCTTCCACTGTCTCAAAGCCTCAACCCCAGCCTGGTAAGCCTCCCGCGAGCGTCAGGACTCAACCTCTAGCTATCCTGACAGCACCCGTTGACAAGAGTTTGATTCAATCTCTTACATTTACAACCTTCGACGAAGCCAAGACCTTCCTTGAGTATGAGCTTGGTCTGGCCAAAGCTCTGGCTTTGATGCGGGACAAAATACCAGTCTGGGCCTGGTCGGTCAGGCTCTGCCGCGAATTTACCATCGAACAGTGTGTGCTCTGGTTATCACCATCAGGCAAGTTGATTGCCTTTGAGCACAACCTGGAAGAAGAAAAGAAACTGCCATCACTCAATCATGTTGCCGCTCTCAAAGTGGCACTGGCCTTTATGCAGCAAGAAGGACAGGTGGAAGTTGATGGTCTAAAAATAGTGCGCGATGAGACCAATGCCAAAATCAATAGAGTCGATCACTCTTTTGTTTTGGAAAATCAGCAGGATGATTTTAAGGGTGCCCGGCTGCGCTACTTTATCCAGGTCTCGGGTGACCGGGTCACTGCTTACAATAACTATCTATTTGTGCCCGATACTTGGACGCGCAAATACAATCATATGCGCTCATACAATGAGCTATTGCAGCGCATCGCTGGTATTTTTTATAGCACTTTGCAGTTGATCTCGGTACTGGTGGTGCCCTGGGCTCTGTCACGCAAAGAGATGCGCTGGCGCTTTGCTCTGTTTGGTGGCATGGTCATGGCGCTCACTGGACTTTGTGATAGCCTCAACGAATATTCTACTGTTGTAGCTGAGTATGACACCACAAGCTCATTTCGCGACTATCTCCTGCAATGTTATGGCAGTCAGGGCGCTTCTGCCATAGGGCAATTTTTCTTTGGCACATTGCTATTTGGTGGTGCCGATGTACTTTATCGTCGCTTCTATCCGCACCGTGTGGCCCTGGAGAATTTCCTCAGACCATCAGGCTTTATGACTGGCGAAGGTCTTAAGGCTATTTGGGTTGGCTATCTTGTATTTCTTGTGCATCTGGGCTGGATCATTGTTTATTATCTGCTCGGCGAGCGGCTCAATTTTTGGTGTCCTCTTGGTATCGACAATGTCGGCGTATTGAGCGCTACTCTGCCTTTTTATTCGGCTATCTCGCTGGGTCTGCATGCCAGTGCCCAGGAAGAAACGATAGCGCGAGTGGTGGCACTGACTCTGGGTTGGCGCATTACTCGCAACTTTTGGGTAGCTAACCTGATGCAAGCGATGATCTGGGCATTTATGCACAGCTCTTACGCTCAGCAGCCAGCTTATGCGCGTGGTGTAGAGCTGACTATCGTCGGATTGTTTTATGGCTATATTATGCGGCGCTATGGTCTTTTGCCGTGCTTTATAGGGCACTATTTGCTTGACGCCTTCCTTGAGGTCAAGCCGCTTTTGTCTGTTGGTCAGGGCGAGTTATGGCTTTATTTGTCAGCCTTTATTCCGCTTGTACCATTTGCTCTGGTGGGCGTTATCTCCTGGTTTATCAAAAGTCTAATAGCTGCCAAGCCTGGTGGCAATGAGCTATTGCAAGAGCGCGAAGTATCTCTCACTAATGATGCCATCAAACCACCACCGCAGGCACCTGTTGAGCACAAGCGCATCGGCGAAAACTACATCTACGAGCCATTTTCTCAAAAATTCAGAACGATAGCACTGGTATCGTCACTGATTGTCATTGCTATTACCTTTTTTATAAAACTGGATAGTTGCGGTGATACTGCTCGTTGCAAAATCAATAGATTTACAGCCATTGCTCGCGCTCAAAAGTCCTGGAAAACGCCGGCGTCAATCCAGCCAGCTATGTCGTTGTGCCGACATTAA
- a CDS encoding PaaI family thioesterase: MVDKLSLQQSLAPKSVCYGCGPANADGLHINSHVKDDTLVATWGPDPKYNAFPGVLYGGLIGCLLDCHCNWTAAHHLMQAGGLDSLPCTVTATLDLKFLRPTPSDKPVDLVARVVEAKADRATIEGELLCDGQVCAKARGLFVAVKPGHPAYHRW; encoded by the coding sequence ATGGTCGACAAATTAAGCCTGCAACAAAGTCTTGCCCCCAAAAGTGTCTGCTACGGATGTGGTCCAGCTAATGCCGACGGACTGCATATCAATAGCCACGTCAAAGATGACACTCTGGTCGCCACCTGGGGACCAGATCCTAAATACAATGCTTTTCCTGGTGTGCTCTATGGTGGACTGATAGGCTGCTTGCTTGACTGCCACTGCAACTGGACAGCGGCCCATCATTTGATGCAAGCCGGTGGTTTAGATAGCCTGCCTTGCACAGTAACAGCAACACTCGATTTAAAATTTTTGCGACCGACGCCCTCGGACAAACCAGTAGACCTGGTCGCTCGAGTGGTAGAGGCCAAGGCCGACCGTGCCACCATCGAAGGTGAATTGCTTTGCGATGGACAGGTCTGTGCTAAAGCACGTGGACTGTTTGTAGCAGTCAAACCCGGTCATCCAGCCTATCACCGCTGGTAA
- a CDS encoding SpoIID/LytB domain-containing protein yields the protein MFCFKRALPALAAMLAVFVLVSPAVAIDRAVKVRLFVNAHTDSYLVSPPFVIVSPHAQAVESGRPWLLKSGQGGVSFGPGAGAGLRASQLVLKPLRGPIAVTAGGAGPVRKISGRLIARGGALGLMAEIPALDYVSQVVGSESLPDFSLEALKAQAVVVQSWLAARGPGIIGDDTNDMAFLGADYARPLCLSAARAVFDKVLVTGSGRVLKPYFHSTCAGKLSLAPEIFGSKLFYQDGKKVLANPFVCASCKGSPFYKAHVVTLKASDLSAKLKMTPLAVTLKDAAGRPLIVAVSVNGRTRDYSAYQLWLKIGQSFGWGQVPSMQYDFVRTGDKYVFTSYGAGHGIGLCQWGAQGLSQSGKDYKQILKYYFPEATVR from the coding sequence TTGTTTTGTTTTAAAAGGGCTCTGCCTGCTTTGGCGGCAATGCTTGCCGTCTTTGTCCTGGTGTCACCGGCAGTGGCAATCGACAGGGCTGTTAAAGTGCGGCTTTTTGTTAATGCTCACACTGACAGTTATCTTGTATCGCCACCTTTTGTTATAGTCTCACCCCATGCTCAAGCCGTGGAGAGCGGTCGCCCCTGGCTACTAAAAAGCGGGCAAGGGGGCGTCAGTTTTGGTCCGGGCGCAGGTGCTGGACTGAGGGCAAGTCAGCTAGTGCTTAAGCCACTGCGAGGGCCAATTGCAGTCACTGCTGGCGGTGCTGGTCCGGTGCGCAAAATTAGCGGCCGACTGATTGCTCGCGGCGGTGCTTTGGGATTGATGGCGGAGATACCGGCTCTAGATTATGTCTCGCAGGTGGTTGGTTCTGAGAGTTTGCCAGATTTTAGCCTGGAAGCCCTGAAAGCCCAGGCTGTTGTGGTGCAAAGCTGGTTAGCCGCTCGCGGTCCGGGAATTATTGGCGATGATACTAATGATATGGCGTTTTTGGGGGCAGATTATGCTCGTCCTCTTTGTCTGAGTGCAGCCCGGGCAGTCTTTGATAAAGTCCTGGTGACCGGTAGCGGGCGAGTACTTAAGCCATATTTTCACTCCACCTGTGCTGGTAAATTGTCTCTCGCTCCCGAGATTTTTGGCTCAAAACTCTTTTATCAGGACGGCAAAAAAGTCCTGGCCAATCCGTTTGTCTGTGCCAGCTGTAAAGGCTCGCCGTTTTATAAAGCGCATGTGGTCACGCTCAAGGCCAGTGACTTGAGCGCTAAGCTCAAAATGACACCACTAGCAGTGACGCTCAAGGATGCTGCCGGTAGACCACTGATTGTTGCGGTGTCAGTAAATGGCCGCACAAGAGACTATAGCGCTTATCAGCTCTGGCTCAAGATTGGGCAAAGCTTTGGTTGGGGGCAAGTACCATCGATGCAGTACGATTTTGTGCGCACTGGCGACAAATACGTCTTTACCTCATATGGGGCTGGTCACGGCATCGGGCTCTGTCAATGGGGCGCTCAGGGTCTCAGTCAAAGCGGCAAAGACTACAAGCAGATACTTAAATATTATTTTCCTGAGGCTACTGTGCGCTAA
- a CDS encoding VanW family protein — MKLPGKIKPSTILLALLIPALLLYYFAEHPFATTLAKRTINLSGFSTAHRLNFNSAVKRLDMTVIKPHQVFSFNQRLGPRDTGGGYVPAASYLGRDRVASSGGGICLVSSTLYQVALLSGLTIVERTPHVSRIASVPAGLDSTVWYGVNDLKILNPYDFPVEIVTTQSPEEVTIEIKGKALTKPVKRSFKRREIARDNRTMLVEVYLLEDTKSEGKLLSRDSYNIR, encoded by the coding sequence ATGAAACTCCCCGGTAAAATCAAGCCGAGCACAATACTTTTGGCTCTGCTAATACCGGCACTCCTGCTCTATTATTTTGCCGAGCATCCTTTTGCTACGACTCTAGCTAAACGCACAATCAACTTAAGCGGCTTTAGCACGGCTCACCGGCTCAATTTTAATAGTGCAGTCAAACGCCTTGATATGACTGTTATAAAACCGCACCAGGTCTTTAGCTTTAACCAGAGACTGGGTCCCAGAGACACTGGCGGAGGCTATGTACCGGCAGCTAGCTACCTGGGACGGGATAGAGTAGCCTCATCTGGTGGTGGCATTTGTCTTGTGTCATCCACCCTCTATCAGGTCGCTTTACTCTCCGGACTGACTATTGTGGAGCGCACTCCTCATGTAAGCCGCATTGCCTCAGTCCCAGCCGGTCTAGACTCCACAGTCTGGTACGGCGTCAACGACCTAAAAATCCTCAATCCCTATGACTTTCCGGTGGAGATTGTGACCACACAGAGCCCCGAAGAAGTAACGATAGAAATTAAAGGCAAAGCACTGACAAAGCCAGTCAAACGTAGCTTTAAAAGACGAGAAATAGCCAGAGATAACCGCACTATGCTGGTCGAAGTCTACTTGCTTGAAGACACCAAAAGTGAAGGCAAGTTACTCTCCCGGGACAGCTACAACATCAGATGA
- a CDS encoding aminotransferase class I/II-fold pyridoxal phosphate-dependent enzyme: protein MQSKVLKFASARASLFQESVIREMSRLALQHKAVNLAQGLPDFACPSELKEAVTRATFDDVNQYAITWGDKLLRQAIADKNKRFLGIETDPETEITVCCGATEAMVATMMALVDPGEEVIVFDPYYENYGPDAILSGAIPRYVRMHPPNWSFDEAELAAAFNDKTRAIIINTPHNPTGKVFSREELTAVAKLCQKWGVLCFTDEIYEHILYDQHKHVAMATIPGMEDLTVTINSLSKTYSVTGWRVGWAVARPELTLPIRKVHDFLTVGSPAPLQRAGVTAVNMQDKYYQELADEYAKRREYMLETLDLVDIPYYAPEGAYYAFCDVSKFGYESDLAFTKYLVKDVGVAVVPGGSFFGNDNPLKNKYVRFCFSRKPETLSAAREKLKELKACKK, encoded by the coding sequence ATGCAGTCCAAAGTGCTTAAGTTTGCATCCGCTAGGGCCAGTCTTTTTCAGGAGTCTGTAATCCGAGAGATGTCGAGGCTGGCTTTGCAACATAAAGCGGTCAATCTAGCCCAGGGTCTGCCTGACTTTGCCTGCCCCTCTGAGCTTAAAGAGGCCGTTACGCGAGCTACTTTTGATGATGTCAATCAATATGCCATCACCTGGGGTGACAAACTTTTGCGTCAGGCAATTGCCGACAAAAACAAGAGATTTCTTGGCATAGAGACCGACCCTGAGACTGAGATTACTGTTTGTTGTGGCGCTACCGAAGCCATGGTGGCCACAATGATGGCGCTAGTAGATCCTGGCGAGGAAGTGATTGTCTTTGATCCATACTACGAAAACTACGGACCTGATGCCATCTTATCTGGTGCCATTCCTCGCTATGTGCGTATGCATCCGCCCAACTGGAGTTTTGACGAAGCTGAGTTGGCAGCCGCTTTTAACGACAAAACTAGAGCCATAATTATCAATACACCCCATAATCCAACTGGCAAAGTATTTAGTCGCGAAGAACTTACAGCCGTTGCCAAACTCTGTCAGAAGTGGGGCGTACTCTGCTTTACCGACGAAATATATGAGCACATACTCTATGACCAGCACAAGCATGTCGCCATGGCCACTATCCCTGGTATGGAAGATTTGACTGTCACAATCAATTCTCTCTCCAAGACTTATAGTGTTACTGGCTGGCGCGTTGGTTGGGCTGTCGCCCGTCCTGAGCTGACTTTGCCTATTCGCAAAGTGCATGACTTTCTCACTGTTGGCTCCCCAGCACCACTACAAAGAGCCGGTGTCACTGCTGTAAACATGCAGGACAAGTATTACCAGGAGCTTGCCGACGAATATGCTAAGAGGCGCGAGTATATGCTCGAAACTCTCGATCTAGTGGACATCCCCTACTATGCTCCAGAAGGCGCCTATTATGCCTTTTGTGATGTCTCCAAATTTGGCTACGAAAGCGATCTGGCCTTTACCAAATATCTTGTTAAAGATGTAGGTGTGGCGGTAGTCCCAGGCGGTAGCTTCTTTGGTAATGACAATCCGCTCAAAAACAAATATGTGCGTTTTTGCTTTAGCCGCAAACCAGAGACACTGAGTGCCGCCAGAGAAAAACTAAAAGAGCTAAAAGCCTGCAAAAAATAA
- a CDS encoding AMMECR1 domain-containing protein yields MPVSKRGSTTRPPLSAIKRHSRPLISLLSLALLSIILPVSAASGQSSPAKPLSDQHKISKKLTKTPLNLIAQATMQNHFAEHPKSLKEMVKTFDLTPEYRQSRGLFVTLYKDGKTRACWGNITPNHADLVTNTVFTTIDCLTKEYRFSTVQKKEIADLKAQVTIIEAVEPVMRGTTLHPLTDGLMVRGNGKGAVLLPGEASDPHYQVMQCKLKAGINPNEPCQIYRIKAHVIR; encoded by the coding sequence GTGCCCGTATCTAAGCGTGGGTCTACTACCAGGCCGCCTTTGAGCGCTATAAAGCGCCACAGTCGTCCACTCATTAGTCTGCTCAGCCTGGCTTTGCTCAGTATCATCTTGCCTGTGTCGGCCGCAAGCGGGCAAAGCTCACCAGCAAAACCACTTAGTGACCAGCACAAGATTAGTAAGAAGTTAACAAAAACACCGCTCAATTTGATTGCCCAGGCGACTATGCAAAATCATTTTGCAGAGCATCCTAAAAGCCTCAAAGAGATGGTAAAAACCTTTGACCTGACACCCGAGTATCGCCAATCCCGAGGCTTATTTGTCACCCTCTATAAAGACGGCAAAACTCGAGCGTGCTGGGGCAATATCACTCCCAACCATGCAGATCTTGTGACCAATACTGTCTTTACTACAATTGATTGTCTGACCAAAGAATACCGCTTTAGTACAGTACAAAAAAAGGAAATCGCTGACCTCAAAGCCCAGGTCACAATCATCGAAGCTGTCGAACCAGTGATGCGCGGTACCACTCTGCATCCCCTGACCGACGGACTGATGGTCAGAGGCAACGGCAAAGGCGCTGTGCTTTTGCCCGGCGAAGCAAGTGACCCCCATTACCAGGTAATGCAGTGCAAACTCAAAGCTGGTATAAACCCCAACGAACCCTGCCAAATTTACAGGATAAAAGCGCATGTTATCAGGTGA